The genomic DNA CGAACTGGAATGGTCGTACGAGAGGCATATGAAAGAATCCGAGTCACTTGCCGCCTCAGGCAATCATTCTCAGGCAACGCGTCATATGTTCCTCGCCCTCCTGCTCTATTTCCATGAAAGGGAATGGCTGAAGGCGATGGTATGGAAGACGAACTGGGACTACTATGATGAGCTGAGAAAGGTCAATAAGGAATGGGCTGATCGCTTTTACAGGCTGGCGATCGTCTTTGATCAAGTGGCATACGGGGAACGTGAAGTAGATGCCGAGGAATACGCCTCATTCCGAGATGAGGCGATCGAGCTTATGAAAGACAAGGCACATGAGGGCTAAAAGGGAGGGAGGAAAGAGCATTGAAACGATTGTCAAATCTTAAAGGATGGATCGGATTTGCCGTTGCCATCGCACTATTCCTGACGGCGGGCATCCTCCTATCAGGAGATAAGCCGAAGGACTATAAGCCGTTCCTTTCCGAATCACCCTCCCCGACAGGAACAAAAGCGCTTTATACGTACCTTGGGCAGGAAGCACCGGAAGTATCGCGGTGGGAGTTGCCTTCTGACCGTCTTCCGGATGGGTCGGATCAGCTGCTGATCATGATCGAACCTTTTTCTTTCCCCACCCAGGAGGAAATCCAAGGGTATGAGGAGTTCATGGAAAGAGGGAATACCATCCTGCTCATCAAAGAAGACCCGGATGGATTATTCGGAATCGAAACGGAGTATACCGACCAGTTTACAAACAATGTCAGTCTGGGGCAGAGACTCTTCAGAACAGGCGAGCTATCGAATGTAAGGATCATACCGGAAGACGATGTAGTTCTGCTGAGTGATCGGGAAGGAGCCGTTGCGACGAAGCGCGAATTTGGTGACGGCGAACTCATTGTCTCGACAAATCCACAGTGGTTCATCAACAACACGATCCTGAAGAAGGAACATCTTCCCATTCTCCTGACCCTCCTGAGAGAAGCAGGTGCCGATGATAAAGAGGCCATCCTGTTTGATGAGTACTATCACTACGGCACTTCAGGACTGCGGGATGTACTGGTGTATCCGCAGTGGATGCTCATCTTCTTGTTGCAGGTCATCATCTTGACCATCCTCTGGCTCTGGCTGAAAGGGAAACGATTCGGCCCCATTGAAACGGTCAGAGAGGAAACAGTCAGGTTCAGCGATGAACGGATCCGGGCACTGGGCTCATGGTACATAAGGAGAAAGCTCTATAAGGAATCCCTCCAAATGCAGGCGGACTATGTCAGGCAATCCCTTCAAGACCGCTGGGGCATCCCCACATCAAAAGAGTGGCCGGATATACAGGATTCCCTGAAGCGAAGGGTCAAGCTTCTCCCGGATAAGAAGATCATGGCGATCACAGAGGGGCTTCCGGTCGTCCTGCAGAGAGCAAGGTTGGATCAAGTGGAATACGTAAAGTGGTCACAAGTGATTGACGAATTGAGGAAAGAGGTGGAGGATCTATGAATCAAGAGATAAACGTCCTATTGAGTAAATATGAAGAGAGAATCATCGGTCAATCTACGAACCTGAGATTATTGCTATCTGCTGTACTGGCAGGAGGACATGTCCTCGTGGAAGGTGTGCCGGGTACGGGTAAGACACAGATGGTGAAGACGCTGGCAAGACTGATCGGCGGAGGATTCAACAGGATCCAGTTCACCCCGGACCTTCTCCCGAGCGATATTACGGGGAGCACCATCTACAATATGAAAGAAAGCTCCTTCCAGACTCTGAAGGGACCGATTTTCACGAACATCCTATTAGCGGATGAAATCAACCGGACACCAGCAAAGACCCAGGCTGCCCTGTTGGAAGCGATGGAGGAGAAACAGGTCACCATCCAAGGGAAGACGTATACCCTCGAAGAAGTATTCTTCGTCGTTGCAACGCAGAACCCGTTGGAGTTCGAAGGGACGTATCCTCTTCCGGAGGCCCAGCAGGACCGATTCCTCTTCAAGCTCGATATTGACTTCCCTGCATTTGCAGAAGAGAAACAAGTGCTGGCCCAGGTGATTGCCGGGATCCGCACAGAGTCAGATGCACCGGTCATGGACCTGGCCACCTTCCTCTCCATCAGGAATGAAATAGAAGGGGTGACCATCAACGATGCCGTACTGGATTACATCATGCAAATCGTCCGGCGTACCCGTGAGACGGAATCGATCCGCTTCGGAGCAAGTACACGTGCCGCCATTTCCATTGCGCGGGCTGCACGGGCATGGGCATACCTTCAGGAGAGGGACTACGTGACTCCGGATGACGTTAAGATTGTAGCAAAACCAGCTCTAAGGCACAGGATCCAGCTATCCCCGCATGTAGAATTGGAGGGATTGACCGTTGACCAAATCATCCAGGAACTTGTTGGGTCGGTTACTGTTCCAAGATAAGGGGGTCCTTCCGACAGGAAAACTTCTAATCGTACTCGGTATTGCTTCAATCCTCCTGATCGTAGCGGGGGGATTCGGTCTGCCGTGGCCACTTGTTTTCCTCATCGATGCACTCCTGATCGGTCTCAGCCTGTGCGATCTCCTTCTATCACCTAAGAAGAAAGAGGTGGGGATGTCAAGGCAGATTGAGAATCAGCTGGAACGGGGGCTGGAATATAAAGTGGACCTTCACATCCATAACGCTTCCCATCATGAGATGCTCATCGAACTGAAGGACGGGCTCCCGCAAGTGTTTGAGGCGCGTTTCCCCCTGAAAGGGAAAATCCCGGCTTCCAGCAGTTTAAGCGGAAGCTATAACATGATTGCGCCCGTCCGGGGTGATTACAATCTTAGTCGTATCTACCTTCGCTACAGGAGCCGATTGGGACTATGGGCAAAGCAGAAGACATTTGAAACGGACGACGCGGTTCGAGTCATTCCGGATCTTACAGAGACGAGGAAGGTTCTCGAAGACGCCCAGCAGTACCTTATGTATGAAGGGCAGAAAATCAGGAAACAAAAGAGCGGGTCCGGCGAGTTTGCTAAGATCCGGACATATGTTACGGGCGATGACCCTCGTATGATCAACTGGCGGCAGACAGCCAAGCTCCAGGAAGTCATGACCAATGAGTATGAACCGGAACACGGGAAGTACATCACGATCCTCATCGATTGCGGACGGATGATGGGGGCAGAATTGAAAAAAGGGAATCGGCTGGAGAAATCACTCGAAGCTGCCATGACCGTAGCGGCGGCTGCATTGAAGAACGGTGACTATGTATCCGTCATTGGCTTCAGTCGGGAAATCAAAGTATATGTTCCGCCGGCAAAAGGAATGGGGCATATGCAGACGATCCTGGAGCAGATCTACTCGCTTCAAGTGGATGCGGCAGAATCAAACTATGCCCTTGTGTTCCAGCATATCCAGTCGGTGCAGCGAAAGCGCAGTCTCCTTCTCTTATTCAGTGATGTGCACACATTCTTGAATGAAGATAGTCTCCTCTTTCATTTCCAACGTTTGAGAAGGCAGCATTTATTCCTGACAATCGGAGTGGAAGATGAGACGGTCATAAATAGGAGCAAGGATGAGCCTGCCAATGTGAAGGCGACCATGATCAAGAGCATGGCGCAGCAACAAATCATGGAGAAGAGAAAAGAAAAGATAAAATGGGAAAAACAAGGCCTCCATATGCTGGAGGCCCGTGAGGAGAAACTGGCTTCAACGGCCGTTTCCCATTATATTGATGTGTTAAACAGAGGTCTCTTGTAATCTGTTTCTTCCTAAAAGGAGCTTTCCGATGGCGACATAAAGGATGAGTCCCAGAACGGTCACCAGGGCGATTCCATATTTCACTGACAGGGGAATCGCTGCCGGTGTGATGAATCCCTCGATGAGGCCAGCGATGATGAACAGCGGAATCGTTCCGAGAACGAGCTGGACCGATCGTTTGGCCTGCACCTTTAGATGATAGCCCCTTGAAAGGGTGCCGGGTACAAAAAGTTTATACCCCATGAGAAGCCCTGCACCGCCGGCGATGAAAATCGCTGTAAGCTCGATCATTCCATGAGGGAGGATGTACGCCCAGAATTCATAGGTGTGTCCGGCATTGGTAAACACGGCAGCAAGGGCTCCAAGGAGGATGCCGTTATAGATCAGCACATAGGTTGTCAACAGACCGAACGTGATGCCGCCTGCGAATGCAAGGAAGGAAACCTGGATATTATTCGTCATGATGGCTCCCGACATGGTCGGGGAGTCCACATTTCCATCGATTTCACCGGTTGAAGAAGGATCGACGGTTTGGGCCATGCTGTCAGGCAGGATGGAATAAGCGGCGAGGGGGTCGCCGATGACGGCGATGAACGCCCCTGCTGCTCCCAGGAAAAACAGTCCCATGGCGATAACAACAGCTTTCCACTGTTCAAGGAGCAGTCCGATGAACGTAGTGGAGAAGAATCGGCGTACCTGCTTTCCGCTCGATAGCTGGTCATTGTATAACAGATTATGGGATTGGGATACAAGGCCGTTCAAGTATTGAGTAACATCTTCTTTCGGATAATAGGTCTGACTGTATGAGAGATTCTGGGCCGCCTTTTGATAGAGCTTATTGAAGCGCCGGATGGCATCCCCGGAGGCATTTCTCTTTTTCTGGAGGACCGTCACCAACTCTTCAAGGCGTTTCCAGTCTTCCCTATGTTGTTTAACGAACTGTTTGACGTTCATGAGCACACCTTCCTGTCGGTAATGATACCTCTTATTATAGTAATTTTAGGAAAAAATAGAAACTGTTTCGCATGAAATTCAATAGAAAGGAGGTTATTTTCATGATGGAAGAAAAAGTGGAAGTCAAAACCCCCGAATACGTTTCCCTCAAATTTGAGCCGGCGGGACTTGGAAGCAGGGCGGCGGCCCTCATCATCGATCAGGCAATCATCACCGTCGTCGCTCTTTTGATCCTGTTCATCACATTCTTAGGCGTATGGGGATTCGATATGTATTTAGGTCTTGGATCTGTATCGCCTTATCTGATTTTGGGCGTGGTGATCGTGATGTTCATCCTTAACTGGGGATACTTTGCCGGTCTTGAGTACTTTTGGAACGGTAAGACCATCGGGAAAAAGATACTCGGCATCCATGTGATGCAGGAGAATGGCCATCGTATCACGCTTCTTTCTTCAGTGATCCGGAACTTGATGAGGATCATCGATCAACTGCCTGCTTACTATGTACTGGGAATGATCATGGTGTATGCCCATCCCAAACATAAACGTCTTGGAGACCTCGTTGCGGGAACGATCGTGGTTCATGAGCGAAGGGCTAAGAGTAAGCGGATGAGCAGGCTGGACAAGGAGATTCAAAGAAGGAATCTCAAGAGTGAAGATCTTAAGATCGAGGAATGGAATATGAAGCAGCTGAATGAGAGGGATTGGACCTTGTTGAAAGGGTACGCAGAACGCTTCACCAATCTGCCCCTCGAGAAAAGGAACGAGCTGACGAAGAAGATCGCCACCGTTTTGTTTCCGAAGCTTGAATTGAGCAAGGAGCAGAAGACGTATGAGCAGCTAGAGAATACGTTGCTGATCCTTTATTTGAAACTTCGAGATGAGTGGGAATATGAATTATAGAAGAGGGCTCTATGCAGTTTCACTGCATAGGGCTTTTTTATTGTGTCGGAGTGGGGGATCCCCGTGTTGCATGGAGGGAAGACCCTGAAGTCTCCCGTTATGTAGGTTTACTTTGGAGGAGAATAATGAAACCATTATTCTCCATTTTTTGAGTTGATCACTCCATACCAGGAGCCTTTTGAATTTCAAAAATGAGGACAATCGCAGTGATGGCATGGGCGATAAGCCGGATGACAGGGAAGAAATTAAGGAAGGAAGCGATGATTCCAAACACACTTCCGAGAACGGGCTGGTCATCCGATCGGGAAATGAAGAATACTCCCAGGTGCCACAGGGAAATGAGACAGAGAAGATACGGGATGGATTCACCGGCAAGATTTCCGAAAATCGGTACGGCCAAGAAAAGCTCGATTGAAAAAGATAACCATTTAATTCGTGATAACACAGGCG from Rossellomorea marisflavi includes the following:
- a CDS encoding DUF4129 domain-containing protein, whose amino-acid sequence is MRNGLLNEGKARDQLEDILNDPEYQAYHKDPGFFSELWDKALEAIAKAIEAIFPAVEPTARASSIILIGIIACLIIALVVITIVLISRKVKRRKLNERKPLQSMNELEWSYERHMKESESLAASGNHSQATRHMFLALLLYFHEREWLKAMVWKTNWDYYDELRKVNKEWADRFYRLAIVFDQVAYGEREVDAEEYASFRDEAIELMKDKAHEG
- a CDS encoding DUF4350 domain-containing protein, translated to MKRLSNLKGWIGFAVAIALFLTAGILLSGDKPKDYKPFLSESPSPTGTKALYTYLGQEAPEVSRWELPSDRLPDGSDQLLIMIEPFSFPTQEEIQGYEEFMERGNTILLIKEDPDGLFGIETEYTDQFTNNVSLGQRLFRTGELSNVRIIPEDDVVLLSDREGAVATKREFGDGELIVSTNPQWFINNTILKKEHLPILLTLLREAGADDKEAILFDEYYHYGTSGLRDVLVYPQWMLIFLLQVIILTILWLWLKGKRFGPIETVREETVRFSDERIRALGSWYIRRKLYKESLQMQADYVRQSLQDRWGIPTSKEWPDIQDSLKRRVKLLPDKKIMAITEGLPVVLQRARLDQVEYVKWSQVIDELRKEVEDL
- a CDS encoding AAA family ATPase: MNQEINVLLSKYEERIIGQSTNLRLLLSAVLAGGHVLVEGVPGTGKTQMVKTLARLIGGGFNRIQFTPDLLPSDITGSTIYNMKESSFQTLKGPIFTNILLADEINRTPAKTQAALLEAMEEKQVTIQGKTYTLEEVFFVVATQNPLEFEGTYPLPEAQQDRFLFKLDIDFPAFAEEKQVLAQVIAGIRTESDAPVMDLATFLSIRNEIEGVTINDAVLDYIMQIVRRTRETESIRFGASTRAAISIARAARAWAYLQERDYVTPDDVKIVAKPALRHRIQLSPHVELEGLTVDQIIQELVGSVTVPR
- a CDS encoding DUF58 domain-containing protein, translated to MGRLLFQDKGVLPTGKLLIVLGIASILLIVAGGFGLPWPLVFLIDALLIGLSLCDLLLSPKKKEVGMSRQIENQLERGLEYKVDLHIHNASHHEMLIELKDGLPQVFEARFPLKGKIPASSSLSGSYNMIAPVRGDYNLSRIYLRYRSRLGLWAKQKTFETDDAVRVIPDLTETRKVLEDAQQYLMYEGQKIRKQKSGSGEFAKIRTYVTGDDPRMINWRQTAKLQEVMTNEYEPEHGKYITILIDCGRMMGAELKKGNRLEKSLEAAMTVAAAALKNGDYVSVIGFSREIKVYVPPAKGMGHMQTILEQIYSLQVDAAESNYALVFQHIQSVQRKRSLLLLFSDVHTFLNEDSLLFHFQRLRRQHLFLTIGVEDETVINRSKDEPANVKATMIKSMAQQQIMEKRKEKIKWEKQGLHMLEAREEKLASTAVSHYIDVLNRGLL
- a CDS encoding stage II sporulation protein M, yielding MNVKQFVKQHREDWKRLEELVTVLQKKRNASGDAIRRFNKLYQKAAQNLSYSQTYYPKEDVTQYLNGLVSQSHNLLYNDQLSSGKQVRRFFSTTFIGLLLEQWKAVVIAMGLFFLGAAGAFIAVIGDPLAAYSILPDSMAQTVDPSSTGEIDGNVDSPTMSGAIMTNNIQVSFLAFAGGITFGLLTTYVLIYNGILLGALAAVFTNAGHTYEFWAYILPHGMIELTAIFIAGGAGLLMGYKLFVPGTLSRGYHLKVQAKRSVQLVLGTIPLFIIAGLIEGFITPAAIPLSVKYGIALVTVLGLILYVAIGKLLLGRNRLQETSV
- a CDS encoding RDD family protein, with protein sequence MMEEKVEVKTPEYVSLKFEPAGLGSRAAALIIDQAIITVVALLILFITFLGVWGFDMYLGLGSVSPYLILGVVIVMFILNWGYFAGLEYFWNGKTIGKKILGIHVMQENGHRITLLSSVIRNLMRIIDQLPAYYVLGMIMVYAHPKHKRLGDLVAGTIVVHERRAKSKRMSRLDKEIQRRNLKSEDLKIEEWNMKQLNERDWTLLKGYAERFTNLPLEKRNELTKKIATVLFPKLELSKEQKTYEQLENTLLILYLKLRDEWEYEL